One genomic window of Hippopotamus amphibius kiboko isolate mHipAmp2 chromosome 10, mHipAmp2.hap2, whole genome shotgun sequence includes the following:
- the GART gene encoding trifunctional purine biosynthetic protein adenosine-3 isoform X3 → MAARVLVIGNGGREHTLAWKLAQSNHVKQVLVTPGNAGTACSEKISNTDISISDHTALAQFCKDEKIEFVVVGPEAPLAAGIVGNLTSAGVRCFGPTAEAAQLESSKRFAKEFMDRHGIPTAQWRAFTKPEEACAFIMSADFPALVVKASGLAAGKGVVVAKSKEEACKAVWEIMQDKAFGEAGEIIVIEELLEGEEVSCLCFTDGRTVAPMPPAQDHKRLLEGDQGPNTGGMGAYCPAPQVSKDLLLKIKNTILQRTVDGMQQEGVPYTGILYAGIMLTKNGPKVLEFNCRFGDPECQVILPLLKSDLYEVIQSTLDGLLCTSLPVWLDNHTAVTVVMASEGYPGAYTKGVEITGFPEAQALGLEVFQAGTALKNGKVVTNGGRVLTVTAIQENLLSALEEARKGLAAIKFEGAVYRRDIGYRAIAFLQQPRGLTYKESGVDIAAGNTLVKKIKPLAKATSRPGCDVDLGGFAGLFDLKAAGFNNPLLACGTDGVGTKLKIAQQCHKHDTIGQDLVAMCVNDILAQGAEPLFFLDYFSCGKLDLSTAEAVIAGIATACEKAGCALLGGETAEMPDMYPPGEYDLAGFAVGAMERDQKLPHLERITEGDAVIGIASSGLHSNGFSLVRKIVAKSSLQYSSPAPDGCGDQTLGDLLLTPTRIYSHSLLPVLRSGHVKAFAHITGGGLLENIPRVLPQKFGVDLDAQNWRIPRVFSWLQQEGHLSEEEMAKTFNCGIGAALVVSKDLTKQVLQDIQQHEEDAWVIGSVVACPEGSNLQALIDSTREPSSSAHIVVVISNKAAVAGLDKAGRAGIPTKVINHKLYKNRVAFDSAVDQVLDEFATDIVCLAGFMRILSGPFVRKWNGKMLNIHPSLLPSFKGSNAHEQVLDAGVTVTGCTVHFVAEDVDAGQIILQEAVPVKRGDTVETLSERVKLAEHKIFPSALQLVASGTVRLGENGKVCWVKEE, encoded by the exons ATGGCAGCCCGAGTACTTGTAATTGGCAATGGAGGAAGGGAACATACGCTGGCCTGGAAACTTGCACAGTCTAATCACGTCAAACAAGTGTTGGTTACCCCAGGAAATGCAGGCACTGCCTGCTCAGAGAAGATTTCAAATACTG ACATCTCAATCAGTGACCACACTGCCCTTGCACAGTTCtgcaaagatgagaaaattgaatttgtagttgTTGGACCAGAGGCACCTCTGGCTGCTG GAATTGTTGGGAACCTGACATCTGCAGGAGTGCGATGCTTTGGCCCCACAGCAGAAGCAGCTCAGTTAGAGTCCAGCAAGAGGTTTGCCAAAGAGTTTATGGACCGACATGGAATCCCAACTGCACAATGGAGAGCTTTCACCAAACCTGAAGAAGCCTGTGCCTTCATTATGAG TGCAGACTTCCCCGCTTTGGTTGTGAAGGCCAGTGGTCTTGCAGCTGGGAAAGGGGTAGTTGTTGCAAAGAGCAAAGAAGAGGCCTGCAAAGCTGTATGGGAGATTATGCAG GATAAAGCTTTTGGAGAAGCTGGAGAAATAATTGTCATTGAAGAACTTCTTGAAGGAGAAGAGGTGTCT TGTCTGTGCTTCACCGATGGAAGAACTGTGGCCCCCATGCCCCCAGCACAGGACCATAAGCGATTGCTGGAGGGAGATCAGGGCCCCAACACAGGGGGAATGGGAGCCTATTGTCCAGCACCTCAG GTTTCTAAGGACTTgttgctaaaaattaaaaataccatccTTCAGAGGACAGTGGATGGCATGCAGCAGGAGGGTGTGCCTTACACAG GTATCCTCTATGCTGGTATAATGCTGACCAAGAATGGCCCAAAAGTTCTGGAGTTTAATTGCCGTTTTGGTGATCCAGAGTGCCAA GTGATCCTCCCACTTCTTAAAAGTGACCTTTATGAAGTGATTCAGTCTACCTTAGACGGCCTGCTCTGCACATCTCTGCCTGTTTGGCTTGACAACCACACTGCTGTAACTGTGGTCATGGCAAGTGAAGGTTATCCAGGAGCCTACACCAAAGGTGTAGAGATAACAG GGTTTCCTGAGGCTCAAGCTTTAGGACTGGAGGTGTTCCAAGCAGGCACTGCCCTGAAAAATGGCAAAGTGGTGACTAATGGGGGTAGGGTCCTTACAGTCACTGCCATCCAGGAAAATCTCCTCTCAGCCCTTGAAGAAGCCAGGAAAGGACTAGCTGCTATAAAGTTTGAGGGAGCTGTTTATAGGAGGGACATTGGCTATCGTGCCATAGCTTTCCTCCAGCAGCCCAG agGCCTGACTTACAAGGAATCTGGGGTAGACATTGCAGCTGGAAATACGCTGGTCAAGAAAATTAAGCCTTTAGCAAAAGCCACCTCCAGACCAG GCTGTGATGTTGATCTTGGAGGTTTTGCTGGTCTTTTTGATTTGAAGGCAGCCGGTTTCAACAATCCTCTTCTGGCCTGTGGAACAGATGGTGTTGGAACTAAACTGAAG ATTGCCCAGCAGTGCCATAAACATGATACCATTGGTCAGGATTTGGTTGCAATGTGTGTAAATGATATTCTGGCACAAGGAGCAGAGCCCCTCTTTTTCCTCGATTACTTTTCCTGTGGAAAACTTGACCTCAGCACGGCTGAAGCTGTTATCGCTGGAATTGCTACAGCTTGTGAAAAAGCTGGATGTGCTCTCCTTG GAGGTGAAACGGCAGAAATGCCTGACATGTACCCTCCGGGAGAGTATGACCTAGCCGGTTTTGCCGTTGGCGCCATGGAGCGGGATCAGAAACTACCTCACCTGGAAAGAATCACGGAAGGGGATGCTGTTATTGGAATAGCTTCATCTGGTCTTCACAGCAATGGATTTAGCCTTGTGAGGAAAATTGTAGCAAAATCTTCCCTCCAGTACTCCTCTCCAGCACCTGATGGTTGTGGTGACCAGACCTTAG GTGACTTGCTTCTAACTCCAACCAGAATCTACAGTCATTCACTGTTACCTGTCCTACGTTCAGGACATGTTAAGGCCTTTGCGCATATCACCGGTGGAGGATTGCTAGAAAACATCCCCCGAGTCCTCCCTCAGAAATTTGGAGTGGATTTGG ATGCCCAGAACTGGAGGATCCCCAGGGTCTTCTCATGGTTACAGCAGGAAGGACACCTCTCTGAAGAAGAGATGGCCAAAACATTTAACTGTGGGATTGGGGCTGCCTTGGTGGTATCAAAGGATCTGACAAAGCAGGTTCTACAGGATATTCAGCAGCACGAGGAAGACGCCTGGGTGATCGGCAGTGTGGTTGCATGTCCTGAAG GATCGAACCTCCAAGCTCTCATAGACAGTACTAGGGAGCCAAGTAGCTCTGCACACATTGTTGTTGTGATCTCCAACAAAGCTGCAGTGGCTGGCTTAGACAAAGCAGGAAGAGCCGGAATTCCCACCAAA GTAATTAatcataaattatataaaaatcgTGTAGCATTTGACAGTGCAGTTGACCAAGTCCTTGACGAGTTCGCCACAGACATAGTCTGTCTTGCAGGATTCATGAGAATTTTATCTGGCCCCTTTGTCAGAAAATGGAATG GGAAAATGCTCAACATCCACCCATCCTTGCTCCCTTCGTTTAAGGGTTCAAATGCCCATGAACAAGTCCTGGATGCCGGGGTCACAGTCACTGGGTGCACCGTGCACTTCGTAGCT GAAGATGTAGATGCTGGGCAAATTATTTTACAAGAAGCTGTTCCAGTGAAAAGGGGTGACACTGTTGAAACACTATCTGAAAGAGTAAAATTAGCAGAACATAAAATATTTCCCTCAGCCCTCCAGCTGGTGGCCAGTGGAACTGTACGGCTTGGAGAAAATGGCAAGGTCTGTTGGGTCAAAGAGGAATGA
- the GART gene encoding trifunctional purine biosynthetic protein adenosine-3 isoform X2: MAARVLVIGNGGREHTLAWKLAQSNHVKQVLVTPGNAGTACSEKISNTGIVGNLTSAGVRCFGPTAEAAQLESSKRFAKEFMDRHGIPTAQWRAFTKPEEACAFIMSADFPALVVKASGLAAGKGVVVAKSKEEACKAVWEIMQDKAFGEAGEIIVIEELLEGEEVSCLCFTDGRTVAPMPPAQDHKRLLEGDQGPNTGGMGAYCPAPQVSKDLLLKIKNTILQRTVDGMQQEGVPYTGILYAGIMLTKNGPKVLEFNCRFGDPECQVILPLLKSDLYEVIQSTLDGLLCTSLPVWLDNHTAVTVVMASEGYPGAYTKGVEITGFPEAQALGLEVFQAGTALKNGKVVTNGGRVLTVTAIQENLLSALEEARKGLAAIKFEGAVYRRDIGYRAIAFLQQPRGLTYKESGVDIAAGNTLVKKIKPLAKATSRPGCDVDLGGFAGLFDLKAAGFNNPLLACGTDGVGTKLKIAQQCHKHDTIGQDLVAMCVNDILAQGAEPLFFLDYFSCGKLDLSTAEAVIAGIATACEKAGCALLGGETAEMPDMYPPGEYDLAGFAVGAMERDQKLPHLERITEGDAVIGIASSGLHSNGFSLVRKIVAKSSLQYSSPAPDGCGDQTLGDLLLTPTRIYSHSLLPVLRSGHVKAFAHITGGGLLENIPRVLPQKFGVDLDAQNWRIPRVFSWLQQEGHLSEEEMAKTFNCGIGAALVVSKDLTKQVLQDIQQHEEDAWVIGSVVACPEGSPRVKVKHLIETMQINSSVLEHGTLQNHFSVQPKKARVAVLISGTGSNLQALIDSTREPSSSAHIVVVISNKAAVAGLDKAGRAGIPTKVINHKLYKNRVAFDSAVDQVLDEFATDIVCLAGFMRILSGPFVRKWNGKMLNIHPSLLPSFKGSNAHEQVLDAGVTVTGCTVHFVAEDVDAGQIILQEAVPVKRGDTVETLSERVKLAEHKIFPSALQLVASGTVRLGENGKVCWVKEE, encoded by the exons ATGGCAGCCCGAGTACTTGTAATTGGCAATGGAGGAAGGGAACATACGCTGGCCTGGAAACTTGCACAGTCTAATCACGTCAAACAAGTGTTGGTTACCCCAGGAAATGCAGGCACTGCCTGCTCAGAGAAGATTTCAAATACTG GAATTGTTGGGAACCTGACATCTGCAGGAGTGCGATGCTTTGGCCCCACAGCAGAAGCAGCTCAGTTAGAGTCCAGCAAGAGGTTTGCCAAAGAGTTTATGGACCGACATGGAATCCCAACTGCACAATGGAGAGCTTTCACCAAACCTGAAGAAGCCTGTGCCTTCATTATGAG TGCAGACTTCCCCGCTTTGGTTGTGAAGGCCAGTGGTCTTGCAGCTGGGAAAGGGGTAGTTGTTGCAAAGAGCAAAGAAGAGGCCTGCAAAGCTGTATGGGAGATTATGCAG GATAAAGCTTTTGGAGAAGCTGGAGAAATAATTGTCATTGAAGAACTTCTTGAAGGAGAAGAGGTGTCT TGTCTGTGCTTCACCGATGGAAGAACTGTGGCCCCCATGCCCCCAGCACAGGACCATAAGCGATTGCTGGAGGGAGATCAGGGCCCCAACACAGGGGGAATGGGAGCCTATTGTCCAGCACCTCAG GTTTCTAAGGACTTgttgctaaaaattaaaaataccatccTTCAGAGGACAGTGGATGGCATGCAGCAGGAGGGTGTGCCTTACACAG GTATCCTCTATGCTGGTATAATGCTGACCAAGAATGGCCCAAAAGTTCTGGAGTTTAATTGCCGTTTTGGTGATCCAGAGTGCCAA GTGATCCTCCCACTTCTTAAAAGTGACCTTTATGAAGTGATTCAGTCTACCTTAGACGGCCTGCTCTGCACATCTCTGCCTGTTTGGCTTGACAACCACACTGCTGTAACTGTGGTCATGGCAAGTGAAGGTTATCCAGGAGCCTACACCAAAGGTGTAGAGATAACAG GGTTTCCTGAGGCTCAAGCTTTAGGACTGGAGGTGTTCCAAGCAGGCACTGCCCTGAAAAATGGCAAAGTGGTGACTAATGGGGGTAGGGTCCTTACAGTCACTGCCATCCAGGAAAATCTCCTCTCAGCCCTTGAAGAAGCCAGGAAAGGACTAGCTGCTATAAAGTTTGAGGGAGCTGTTTATAGGAGGGACATTGGCTATCGTGCCATAGCTTTCCTCCAGCAGCCCAG agGCCTGACTTACAAGGAATCTGGGGTAGACATTGCAGCTGGAAATACGCTGGTCAAGAAAATTAAGCCTTTAGCAAAAGCCACCTCCAGACCAG GCTGTGATGTTGATCTTGGAGGTTTTGCTGGTCTTTTTGATTTGAAGGCAGCCGGTTTCAACAATCCTCTTCTGGCCTGTGGAACAGATGGTGTTGGAACTAAACTGAAG ATTGCCCAGCAGTGCCATAAACATGATACCATTGGTCAGGATTTGGTTGCAATGTGTGTAAATGATATTCTGGCACAAGGAGCAGAGCCCCTCTTTTTCCTCGATTACTTTTCCTGTGGAAAACTTGACCTCAGCACGGCTGAAGCTGTTATCGCTGGAATTGCTACAGCTTGTGAAAAAGCTGGATGTGCTCTCCTTG GAGGTGAAACGGCAGAAATGCCTGACATGTACCCTCCGGGAGAGTATGACCTAGCCGGTTTTGCCGTTGGCGCCATGGAGCGGGATCAGAAACTACCTCACCTGGAAAGAATCACGGAAGGGGATGCTGTTATTGGAATAGCTTCATCTGGTCTTCACAGCAATGGATTTAGCCTTGTGAGGAAAATTGTAGCAAAATCTTCCCTCCAGTACTCCTCTCCAGCACCTGATGGTTGTGGTGACCAGACCTTAG GTGACTTGCTTCTAACTCCAACCAGAATCTACAGTCATTCACTGTTACCTGTCCTACGTTCAGGACATGTTAAGGCCTTTGCGCATATCACCGGTGGAGGATTGCTAGAAAACATCCCCCGAGTCCTCCCTCAGAAATTTGGAGTGGATTTGG ATGCCCAGAACTGGAGGATCCCCAGGGTCTTCTCATGGTTACAGCAGGAAGGACACCTCTCTGAAGAAGAGATGGCCAAAACATTTAACTGTGGGATTGGGGCTGCCTTGGTGGTATCAAAGGATCTGACAAAGCAGGTTCTACAGGATATTCAGCAGCACGAGGAAGACGCCTGGGTGATCGGCAGTGTGGTTGCATGTCCTGAAG GTTCTCCTCGTGTGAAAGTCAAGCATCTGATTGAAACCATGCAAATAAATTCATCCGTACTGGAGCATGGCACCCTGCAAAATCATTTCTCTGTTCAACCCAAAAAGGCAAGAGTAGCTGTCTTAATATCTGGGACAG GATCGAACCTCCAAGCTCTCATAGACAGTACTAGGGAGCCAAGTAGCTCTGCACACATTGTTGTTGTGATCTCCAACAAAGCTGCAGTGGCTGGCTTAGACAAAGCAGGAAGAGCCGGAATTCCCACCAAA GTAATTAatcataaattatataaaaatcgTGTAGCATTTGACAGTGCAGTTGACCAAGTCCTTGACGAGTTCGCCACAGACATAGTCTGTCTTGCAGGATTCATGAGAATTTTATCTGGCCCCTTTGTCAGAAAATGGAATG GGAAAATGCTCAACATCCACCCATCCTTGCTCCCTTCGTTTAAGGGTTCAAATGCCCATGAACAAGTCCTGGATGCCGGGGTCACAGTCACTGGGTGCACCGTGCACTTCGTAGCT GAAGATGTAGATGCTGGGCAAATTATTTTACAAGAAGCTGTTCCAGTGAAAAGGGGTGACACTGTTGAAACACTATCTGAAAGAGTAAAATTAGCAGAACATAAAATATTTCCCTCAGCCCTCCAGCTGGTGGCCAGTGGAACTGTACGGCTTGGAGAAAATGGCAAGGTCTGTTGGGTCAAAGAGGAATGA
- the GART gene encoding trifunctional purine biosynthetic protein adenosine-3 isoform X1, with protein MAARVLVIGNGGREHTLAWKLAQSNHVKQVLVTPGNAGTACSEKISNTDISISDHTALAQFCKDEKIEFVVVGPEAPLAAGIVGNLTSAGVRCFGPTAEAAQLESSKRFAKEFMDRHGIPTAQWRAFTKPEEACAFIMSADFPALVVKASGLAAGKGVVVAKSKEEACKAVWEIMQDKAFGEAGEIIVIEELLEGEEVSCLCFTDGRTVAPMPPAQDHKRLLEGDQGPNTGGMGAYCPAPQVSKDLLLKIKNTILQRTVDGMQQEGVPYTGILYAGIMLTKNGPKVLEFNCRFGDPECQVILPLLKSDLYEVIQSTLDGLLCTSLPVWLDNHTAVTVVMASEGYPGAYTKGVEITGFPEAQALGLEVFQAGTALKNGKVVTNGGRVLTVTAIQENLLSALEEARKGLAAIKFEGAVYRRDIGYRAIAFLQQPRGLTYKESGVDIAAGNTLVKKIKPLAKATSRPGCDVDLGGFAGLFDLKAAGFNNPLLACGTDGVGTKLKIAQQCHKHDTIGQDLVAMCVNDILAQGAEPLFFLDYFSCGKLDLSTAEAVIAGIATACEKAGCALLGGETAEMPDMYPPGEYDLAGFAVGAMERDQKLPHLERITEGDAVIGIASSGLHSNGFSLVRKIVAKSSLQYSSPAPDGCGDQTLGDLLLTPTRIYSHSLLPVLRSGHVKAFAHITGGGLLENIPRVLPQKFGVDLDAQNWRIPRVFSWLQQEGHLSEEEMAKTFNCGIGAALVVSKDLTKQVLQDIQQHEEDAWVIGSVVACPEGSPRVKVKHLIETMQINSSVLEHGTLQNHFSVQPKKARVAVLISGTGSNLQALIDSTREPSSSAHIVVVISNKAAVAGLDKAGRAGIPTKVINHKLYKNRVAFDSAVDQVLDEFATDIVCLAGFMRILSGPFVRKWNGKMLNIHPSLLPSFKGSNAHEQVLDAGVTVTGCTVHFVAEDVDAGQIILQEAVPVKRGDTVETLSERVKLAEHKIFPSALQLVASGTVRLGENGKVCWVKEE; from the exons ATGGCAGCCCGAGTACTTGTAATTGGCAATGGAGGAAGGGAACATACGCTGGCCTGGAAACTTGCACAGTCTAATCACGTCAAACAAGTGTTGGTTACCCCAGGAAATGCAGGCACTGCCTGCTCAGAGAAGATTTCAAATACTG ACATCTCAATCAGTGACCACACTGCCCTTGCACAGTTCtgcaaagatgagaaaattgaatttgtagttgTTGGACCAGAGGCACCTCTGGCTGCTG GAATTGTTGGGAACCTGACATCTGCAGGAGTGCGATGCTTTGGCCCCACAGCAGAAGCAGCTCAGTTAGAGTCCAGCAAGAGGTTTGCCAAAGAGTTTATGGACCGACATGGAATCCCAACTGCACAATGGAGAGCTTTCACCAAACCTGAAGAAGCCTGTGCCTTCATTATGAG TGCAGACTTCCCCGCTTTGGTTGTGAAGGCCAGTGGTCTTGCAGCTGGGAAAGGGGTAGTTGTTGCAAAGAGCAAAGAAGAGGCCTGCAAAGCTGTATGGGAGATTATGCAG GATAAAGCTTTTGGAGAAGCTGGAGAAATAATTGTCATTGAAGAACTTCTTGAAGGAGAAGAGGTGTCT TGTCTGTGCTTCACCGATGGAAGAACTGTGGCCCCCATGCCCCCAGCACAGGACCATAAGCGATTGCTGGAGGGAGATCAGGGCCCCAACACAGGGGGAATGGGAGCCTATTGTCCAGCACCTCAG GTTTCTAAGGACTTgttgctaaaaattaaaaataccatccTTCAGAGGACAGTGGATGGCATGCAGCAGGAGGGTGTGCCTTACACAG GTATCCTCTATGCTGGTATAATGCTGACCAAGAATGGCCCAAAAGTTCTGGAGTTTAATTGCCGTTTTGGTGATCCAGAGTGCCAA GTGATCCTCCCACTTCTTAAAAGTGACCTTTATGAAGTGATTCAGTCTACCTTAGACGGCCTGCTCTGCACATCTCTGCCTGTTTGGCTTGACAACCACACTGCTGTAACTGTGGTCATGGCAAGTGAAGGTTATCCAGGAGCCTACACCAAAGGTGTAGAGATAACAG GGTTTCCTGAGGCTCAAGCTTTAGGACTGGAGGTGTTCCAAGCAGGCACTGCCCTGAAAAATGGCAAAGTGGTGACTAATGGGGGTAGGGTCCTTACAGTCACTGCCATCCAGGAAAATCTCCTCTCAGCCCTTGAAGAAGCCAGGAAAGGACTAGCTGCTATAAAGTTTGAGGGAGCTGTTTATAGGAGGGACATTGGCTATCGTGCCATAGCTTTCCTCCAGCAGCCCAG agGCCTGACTTACAAGGAATCTGGGGTAGACATTGCAGCTGGAAATACGCTGGTCAAGAAAATTAAGCCTTTAGCAAAAGCCACCTCCAGACCAG GCTGTGATGTTGATCTTGGAGGTTTTGCTGGTCTTTTTGATTTGAAGGCAGCCGGTTTCAACAATCCTCTTCTGGCCTGTGGAACAGATGGTGTTGGAACTAAACTGAAG ATTGCCCAGCAGTGCCATAAACATGATACCATTGGTCAGGATTTGGTTGCAATGTGTGTAAATGATATTCTGGCACAAGGAGCAGAGCCCCTCTTTTTCCTCGATTACTTTTCCTGTGGAAAACTTGACCTCAGCACGGCTGAAGCTGTTATCGCTGGAATTGCTACAGCTTGTGAAAAAGCTGGATGTGCTCTCCTTG GAGGTGAAACGGCAGAAATGCCTGACATGTACCCTCCGGGAGAGTATGACCTAGCCGGTTTTGCCGTTGGCGCCATGGAGCGGGATCAGAAACTACCTCACCTGGAAAGAATCACGGAAGGGGATGCTGTTATTGGAATAGCTTCATCTGGTCTTCACAGCAATGGATTTAGCCTTGTGAGGAAAATTGTAGCAAAATCTTCCCTCCAGTACTCCTCTCCAGCACCTGATGGTTGTGGTGACCAGACCTTAG GTGACTTGCTTCTAACTCCAACCAGAATCTACAGTCATTCACTGTTACCTGTCCTACGTTCAGGACATGTTAAGGCCTTTGCGCATATCACCGGTGGAGGATTGCTAGAAAACATCCCCCGAGTCCTCCCTCAGAAATTTGGAGTGGATTTGG ATGCCCAGAACTGGAGGATCCCCAGGGTCTTCTCATGGTTACAGCAGGAAGGACACCTCTCTGAAGAAGAGATGGCCAAAACATTTAACTGTGGGATTGGGGCTGCCTTGGTGGTATCAAAGGATCTGACAAAGCAGGTTCTACAGGATATTCAGCAGCACGAGGAAGACGCCTGGGTGATCGGCAGTGTGGTTGCATGTCCTGAAG GTTCTCCTCGTGTGAAAGTCAAGCATCTGATTGAAACCATGCAAATAAATTCATCCGTACTGGAGCATGGCACCCTGCAAAATCATTTCTCTGTTCAACCCAAAAAGGCAAGAGTAGCTGTCTTAATATCTGGGACAG GATCGAACCTCCAAGCTCTCATAGACAGTACTAGGGAGCCAAGTAGCTCTGCACACATTGTTGTTGTGATCTCCAACAAAGCTGCAGTGGCTGGCTTAGACAAAGCAGGAAGAGCCGGAATTCCCACCAAA GTAATTAatcataaattatataaaaatcgTGTAGCATTTGACAGTGCAGTTGACCAAGTCCTTGACGAGTTCGCCACAGACATAGTCTGTCTTGCAGGATTCATGAGAATTTTATCTGGCCCCTTTGTCAGAAAATGGAATG GGAAAATGCTCAACATCCACCCATCCTTGCTCCCTTCGTTTAAGGGTTCAAATGCCCATGAACAAGTCCTGGATGCCGGGGTCACAGTCACTGGGTGCACCGTGCACTTCGTAGCT GAAGATGTAGATGCTGGGCAAATTATTTTACAAGAAGCTGTTCCAGTGAAAAGGGGTGACACTGTTGAAACACTATCTGAAAGAGTAAAATTAGCAGAACATAAAATATTTCCCTCAGCCCTCCAGCTGGTGGCCAGTGGAACTGTACGGCTTGGAGAAAATGGCAAGGTCTGTTGGGTCAAAGAGGAATGA